A single genomic interval of Streptomyces sp. 1222.5 harbors:
- a CDS encoding Lrp/AsnC family transcriptional regulator, with protein sequence MDHIDRALLARLQQDATQSYAALGQAVGLSAGAAHDRVRKLRERGAIRRTAAEVDPAAVGAGVLAYVTVDSTAWLGDSGESFAALPEILEAHVVAGSAAVLLKVRAASTGHLQDVLRRVYAIDGVGATRATVVLDTFFERPVSPTAPPPA encoded by the coding sequence ATGGATCACATCGACCGCGCTCTGCTGGCCCGCCTCCAGCAGGACGCCACCCAGTCCTACGCGGCCCTGGGACAGGCCGTCGGCCTCTCCGCCGGCGCCGCCCACGACCGGGTGCGCAAACTGCGGGAGCGCGGAGCGATCCGGCGTACGGCGGCCGAGGTGGACCCGGCGGCGGTCGGGGCCGGGGTCCTGGCCTACGTCACGGTCGACTCGACGGCCTGGCTGGGTGACTCCGGTGAGAGCTTCGCCGCGCTCCCCGAGATCCTGGAGGCGCACGTCGTCGCGGGCAGCGCGGCCGTGCTGCTCAAGGTGCGGGCGGCCAGCACCGGCCACCTCCAGGACGTCCTGCGCCGCGTCTACGCCATCGACGGTGTCGGCGCGACCCGGGCGACCGTGGTCCTGGACACCTTCTTCGAACGCCCGGTGTCCCCGACGGCCCCACCGCCGGCGTAG
- a CDS encoding B3/4 domain-containing protein: MPAFRIAPAVAAAFPDALIALVTATGLRGHEPWPHTATALDELEQRLADGSWQPADETDPRIEAWHTAYRSFGTNPRRVRPSVDALGRRLAKKGAMPRINPAVDSYNTVSVRHGLPAGAFDLDRVTGDVEIRYADGTESFTPLGEPGTVETPKPGEVVYADTTGVLTRHWNHRDAHRTRVTEDSAHVTFVLETLHAGRDGDLLEVAADELQSLLAPHAGRTTVHYLNGARPEATV, translated from the coding sequence ATGCCCGCCTTCCGCATCGCCCCCGCCGTCGCGGCGGCCTTCCCCGACGCTCTCATCGCCCTCGTCACGGCCACCGGCCTGCGCGGACACGAACCCTGGCCGCACACCGCCACCGCCCTGGACGAACTGGAGCAGCGGCTCGCCGACGGCTCCTGGCAGCCTGCCGACGAGACCGACCCGCGCATCGAGGCCTGGCACACCGCCTACCGCTCCTTCGGCACCAACCCCCGACGCGTCCGCCCCAGCGTGGACGCGCTCGGCCGCCGCCTCGCCAAGAAGGGCGCCATGCCGCGCATCAACCCGGCCGTCGACTCCTACAACACCGTCTCCGTACGCCACGGCCTGCCCGCCGGCGCCTTCGACCTCGACCGGGTCACCGGTGACGTCGAGATCCGGTACGCGGACGGGACCGAGTCCTTCACCCCGCTCGGCGAGCCCGGCACCGTGGAGACCCCCAAGCCCGGCGAGGTCGTCTACGCCGACACCACCGGCGTCCTCACCCGCCACTGGAACCACCGCGACGCCCACCGCACCCGCGTCACGGAGGACTCCGCGCACGTCACCTTCGTACTCGAAACCCTCCACGCCGGCCGGGACGGCGACCTCCTCGAGGTCGCGGCGGACGAACTCCAGAGCCTCCTCGCCCCGCACGCCGGCCGGACCACCGTGCACTACCTGAACGGGGCCCGGCCGGAGGCCACCGTCTGA
- a CDS encoding alkaline phosphatase → MPRPTRRHLTVATALVAATTAAVAVTSAAGAFDNAQQAKAAIKDGKAKNVILLIGDGMGDSEITLARDYTVGANGRLNMDKFPLTGAYTTYAVHADGTPDYVTDSAASGTGWATGVKTVNGRISKTPGTDKAVPTLLELAQKKGYATGSVTTAELTDATPAVLASHATDRSCQGPADMAKCPTDTIAAGGPGSIAEQSVKHKVDVLIGGGKQRFDQKVTDGKYKGLTVTEQAKKLGYQVVTDKAGLKGVKNGKPVLGLLASGNVPVEWTGKAAAVGGTDPQRCVTSNPNRPSTTPSLADSATKAIQLLEAKQQRTHSKQGFFLQIEGASIDKQDHAADPCGQIGETAAFDRAVKVARAYAAKHPDTLVVTTADHAHTSQIVPLEATPPGLSSTLVTDEGQQLKVNYSTNTPGQSQEHTGTQVRIAAQGPQAYRVLGVTNQTDLFATIREALRLR, encoded by the coding sequence ATGCCCAGACCCACCCGCCGTCACCTCACGGTCGCCACCGCCCTCGTCGCCGCGACCACGGCCGCCGTGGCCGTCACGTCCGCCGCCGGTGCGTTCGACAACGCACAGCAGGCCAAGGCCGCGATCAAGGACGGCAAGGCGAAGAACGTCATCCTGCTCATCGGTGACGGCATGGGCGACTCGGAGATCACCCTCGCCCGCGACTACACGGTCGGCGCCAACGGCCGCCTGAACATGGACAAGTTCCCGCTCACCGGCGCCTACACCACCTACGCGGTGCACGCCGACGGCACCCCGGACTACGTCACCGACTCCGCCGCCAGCGGCACCGGCTGGGCCACCGGCGTGAAGACGGTCAACGGCCGCATCTCCAAGACGCCCGGCACCGACAAGGCCGTCCCGACCCTGCTGGAGCTGGCCCAGAAGAAGGGCTACGCCACCGGCAGCGTCACCACCGCCGAACTCACCGACGCCACCCCGGCCGTGCTCGCCTCCCACGCCACCGACCGCTCCTGCCAGGGCCCGGCCGACATGGCCAAATGCCCCACCGACACGATCGCGGCCGGCGGCCCCGGCTCCATCGCCGAGCAGTCCGTCAAGCACAAGGTCGACGTCCTCATCGGCGGCGGCAAGCAGCGCTTCGACCAGAAGGTCACCGACGGCAAGTACAAGGGCCTCACGGTCACCGAGCAGGCGAAGAAGCTCGGCTACCAGGTCGTCACCGACAAGGCGGGCCTGAAGGGCGTGAAGAACGGCAAGCCGGTGCTCGGCCTGCTCGCCTCCGGCAACGTCCCGGTGGAGTGGACCGGCAAGGCCGCGGCCGTCGGCGGCACGGACCCGCAGCGGTGCGTGACCTCCAACCCGAACCGCCCCTCGACGACCCCGAGCCTCGCGGACTCCGCCACCAAGGCGATCCAGCTGCTGGAGGCCAAGCAGCAGCGGACCCACTCCAAGCAGGGCTTCTTCCTGCAGATCGAGGGTGCCTCGATCGACAAGCAGGACCACGCCGCCGACCCCTGCGGCCAGATCGGCGAGACCGCGGCCTTCGACCGCGCGGTGAAGGTCGCCCGCGCCTACGCGGCCAAGCACCCCGACACCCTGGTCGTCACCACCGCCGACCACGCCCACACCAGCCAGATCGTCCCGCTGGAGGCCACCCCGCCCGGCCTGTCCTCCACGCTCGTCACCGACGAGGGTCAGCAGCTGAAGGTCAACTACTCGACCAACACCCCGGGTCAGTCCCAGGAGCACACCGGAACCCAGGTCCGCATCGCCGCCCAGGGCCCGCAGGCGTACCGCGTCCTCGGTGTCACCAACCAGACCGACCTCTTCGCCACGATCCGCGAGGCGCTGCGCCTGCGCTGA
- a CDS encoding TIGR03943 family protein gives MNRQSQAAVLFLLGAALLHAGTTDLYLRYVKAGLRPMLLASGAVLIAAALATALYERRRGRPAGARPSAAHAHPEPRVSWLLLLPLLALILVAPPALGSYSALRSGTALQKPYAYGRLPAADPAPLSVVDYASRAAYDHGRSLHGRPVRVTGFLALDHSGAPYLVRMALNCCAADAQPVKIALTGALPPVLRPDAWLEVTGTYTPRLARDPVNNGPVPYLKVTSAKPVPVPPDPYDETWNN, from the coding sequence GTGAACCGTCAGTCCCAGGCGGCCGTACTGTTCCTGCTCGGCGCCGCGCTGCTGCACGCCGGCACCACCGACCTGTACCTGCGCTACGTGAAGGCCGGTCTGCGCCCGATGCTGCTGGCCTCGGGCGCCGTCCTGATCGCGGCGGCGCTGGCGACGGCCCTGTACGAGCGCAGACGCGGCAGGCCGGCCGGTGCGCGGCCGTCCGCCGCGCACGCCCACCCCGAACCGCGTGTCTCCTGGCTGCTGTTGCTGCCCCTGCTCGCGCTGATCCTGGTCGCCCCGCCGGCCCTCGGCTCCTACAGCGCCCTGCGCTCCGGTACGGCGCTGCAGAAGCCGTACGCCTACGGCCGGCTGCCCGCCGCCGACCCGGCCCCGCTCTCCGTGGTCGACTACGCCTCCCGGGCGGCCTACGACCACGGCCGTTCCCTGCACGGCCGTCCGGTCCGGGTCACCGGCTTCCTCGCCCTGGACCACTCGGGCGCGCCCTATCTGGTCCGCATGGCCCTGAACTGCTGTGCGGCGGACGCCCAGCCGGTGAAGATCGCCCTGACCGGCGCCCTGCCACCGGTGCTCCGCCCGGACGCCTGGCTGGAGGTCACGGGCACCTACACCCCCCGGCTGGCCCGGGACCCCGTCAACAACGGTCCCGTCCCGTATCTGAAGGTCACGTCGGCGAAACCGGTCCCGGTGCCGCCCGACCCGTACGACGAGACCTGGAACAACTGA
- a CDS encoding NAD(+) synthase, with product MSEVPLNFWSIYQHGFARVAACTGHTVIADPHANAEAVLRQARECAQDGVAVAVFPELGLCGYSIEDLLLQDALLDEVEQAVQAVVEGSAELLPVLVVGAPLRHRNRIYNCALVVHRGRVLGVVPKSYPPNYREFYERRQIAGGDDERGGTIRIAGEAVPFGVDLLFEAADVPGLVLHAEVCEDMWVPVPPSAEAALAGATVLANLSGSPITVGRAEDRKLLCRSASSRCLAAYVYAAAGLGESTTDLSWDGQTLIYENGMLLAESDRFAVGDQYAVADVDLDLLRQERMRMGTFDDNRRTHGARTGDFRRVSFELAPPSTDLGLRRRVERFPFVPADPDRLALDCYEAYNIQVAGLQQRLAAIGGPKVVIGVSGGLDSTHALIVAARAMDRAGRPRSDILAFTLPGFATSDHTKDNAHRLMRALGVTAAELDITPTARLMLEEMGHPFASGEPVYDVTFENVQAGLRTDYLFRLANQRGGIVLGTGDLSELALGWSTYGVGDQMSHYNVNSGVPKTLIQHLIRWVISSGQFDEETGAVLAAILDTEISPELVPGEEMQSTESKIGPYALHDFTLFQVLRYGFRPSKIAFLAWHAWHDPASGAWPPGFPEAKRVAYDLADIRHWLEVFCRRFFAFAQFKRSAMPNGPKVSAGGSLSPRGDWRAPSDGNARAWLRELERFDFESAAAGR from the coding sequence ATGAGCGAAGTCCCGTTGAACTTCTGGTCGATCTATCAGCACGGCTTCGCGCGCGTCGCCGCGTGCACGGGCCACACCGTCATCGCCGACCCGCACGCCAACGCCGAGGCGGTCCTGCGCCAGGCGCGCGAGTGCGCGCAGGACGGCGTCGCGGTCGCCGTCTTCCCCGAGCTGGGGCTGTGCGGCTACTCCATCGAGGACCTGCTGCTCCAGGACGCGCTGCTGGACGAGGTCGAGCAGGCGGTCCAAGCCGTGGTCGAGGGGTCGGCGGAGCTGCTGCCGGTCCTGGTCGTCGGCGCCCCGCTGCGTCACCGCAACCGGATCTACAACTGCGCGCTCGTCGTGCACCGCGGCCGGGTCCTCGGCGTCGTACCGAAGTCCTACCCGCCCAACTATCGCGAGTTCTACGAGCGTCGGCAGATCGCCGGGGGCGACGACGAGCGCGGCGGGACGATCCGGATCGCCGGCGAGGCCGTCCCGTTCGGCGTGGACCTGCTCTTCGAGGCCGCGGACGTCCCCGGTCTGGTGCTGCACGCCGAGGTCTGCGAGGACATGTGGGTCCCGGTGCCGCCGAGCGCCGAGGCCGCCCTGGCGGGGGCGACCGTCCTCGCCAACCTCTCCGGCAGCCCGATCACCGTCGGCCGGGCCGAGGACCGCAAGCTGCTGTGCCGTTCGGCGTCCTCGCGCTGCCTGGCCGCCTACGTGTACGCGGCGGCCGGGCTGGGCGAGTCGACCACCGACCTGTCGTGGGACGGGCAGACCCTGATCTACGAGAACGGGATGCTGCTGGCCGAGTCGGACCGCTTCGCGGTCGGCGACCAGTACGCGGTGGCCGACGTGGACCTCGACCTGCTGCGGCAGGAGCGGATGCGGATGGGCACCTTCGACGACAACCGCCGTACCCACGGCGCGCGGACCGGGGACTTCCGCCGGGTGTCGTTCGAACTCGCCCCGCCCTCCACCGATCTGGGCCTGCGCCGCCGCGTCGAGCGGTTCCCGTTCGTGCCCGCCGACCCCGACCGGCTCGCCCTGGACTGCTACGAGGCGTACAACATCCAGGTCGCCGGGCTCCAGCAGCGGCTGGCCGCGATCGGCGGCCCGAAGGTGGTCATCGGGGTGTCCGGCGGCCTCGACTCCACGCACGCGCTGATCGTCGCCGCCCGGGCGATGGACCGCGCGGGCCGCCCCCGCAGCGACATCCTCGCCTTCACCCTGCCCGGCTTCGCCACCAGCGACCACACCAAGGACAACGCGCACCGGCTGATGCGGGCGCTCGGTGTCACCGCGGCCGAACTGGACATCACGCCGACCGCACGGCTGATGCTGGAGGAGATGGGCCACCCGTTCGCCTCCGGCGAGCCGGTGTACGACGTCACGTTCGAGAACGTGCAGGCCGGCCTGCGCACCGACTACCTGTTCCGGCTGGCCAACCAGCGCGGCGGCATCGTGCTCGGCACCGGCGACCTGTCGGAGCTGGCGCTCGGCTGGTCGACGTACGGCGTCGGCGACCAGATGAGCCACTACAACGTCAACTCCGGTGTGCCGAAGACGCTCATCCAGCACCTGATCCGCTGGGTCATCAGCAGCGGCCAGTTCGACGAGGAGACCGGCGCGGTCCTCGCCGCGATCCTGGACACGGAGATCAGCCCCGAGCTGGTGCCCGGCGAGGAGATGCAGTCCACCGAGTCGAAGATCGGCCCCTACGCGCTGCACGACTTCACCCTCTTCCAGGTGCTCCGCTACGGCTTCCGGCCCTCGAAGATCGCCTTCCTGGCCTGGCACGCCTGGCACGACCCGGCGAGCGGCGCCTGGCCGCCCGGCTTCCCCGAGGCCAAGCGCGTCGCGTACGACCTGGCGGACATCCGGCACTGGCTGGAGGTCTTCTGCCGCCGCTTCTTCGCGTTCGCCCAGTTCAAGCGCTCGGCCATGCCGAACGGGCCGAAGGTCTCGGCGGGCGGTTCCCTCTCGCCGCGCGGCGACTGGCGGGCCCCGTCCGACGGCAACGCCCGGGCCTGGCTGCGCGAACTCGAACGCTTCGACTTCGAGAGCGCGGCAGCGGGACGCTAG
- a CDS encoding permease yields the protein MAITEDAPPGADTRHPAHPSGDRPAEGRRLNSPLVLTLTLVLAVLAQSPIRGFLGTPLMQSWMTVFVAVTVQALPFLVLGVLLSAAIAVFVPPSFFARALPRRPALAVPVAGVAGAVLPGCECASVPVAGALVRRGVTPAAALAFLLSAPAINPIVLTATAVAFPRNPEMVLARFLASLLVACAMGWLWQRLGRTDWLRTPAHGAHEGATRGETFWNSVRHDIMHAGGFLVLGAMAAATLKAVVPATWLRTAAGDPLVSVLALAVLAVLLSICSEADAFVAASLTQFSPTAKLVFLVVGPMIDLKLFAMQAGTFGRGFALRFAPATFALAVVGAVVTGAVLL from the coding sequence ATGGCCATCACCGAAGACGCCCCGCCCGGCGCCGACACACGGCACCCGGCGCACCCTTCCGGCGACCGGCCGGCCGAGGGGCGGCGGCTCAACTCGCCGTTGGTGCTGACCCTGACGCTGGTCCTCGCGGTGCTCGCGCAGTCCCCGATCCGCGGCTTCCTCGGCACTCCGCTGATGCAGAGCTGGATGACGGTGTTCGTGGCGGTCACCGTCCAGGCGCTGCCCTTCCTGGTCCTCGGCGTCCTGCTCTCGGCGGCGATCGCGGTGTTCGTCCCCCCGTCCTTCTTCGCGCGTGCCCTCCCGCGCCGGCCCGCCCTGGCGGTCCCGGTGGCCGGGGTCGCCGGGGCGGTGCTGCCGGGCTGCGAGTGCGCGTCCGTGCCGGTGGCGGGCGCCCTGGTGCGCCGGGGCGTGACCCCCGCCGCCGCCCTCGCCTTCCTGCTCTCGGCGCCCGCGATCAACCCGATCGTGCTGACCGCCACGGCCGTCGCCTTCCCCCGGAACCCGGAGATGGTGCTCGCACGGTTCCTGGCGAGCCTGCTGGTGGCGTGCGCGATGGGCTGGTTGTGGCAACGGCTGGGCCGCACGGACTGGCTGCGTACGCCGGCCCACGGCGCGCACGAGGGCGCGACCAGGGGGGAGACGTTCTGGAACTCGGTCCGGCACGACATCATGCACGCCGGCGGATTCCTGGTGCTGGGCGCGATGGCCGCCGCCACGCTGAAGGCGGTGGTCCCGGCGACCTGGCTGCGGACGGCGGCCGGCGATCCACTGGTCTCCGTACTGGCCCTGGCCGTCCTGGCCGTACTGCTCTCCATCTGCTCGGAGGCGGACGCGTTCGTCGCCGCCTCCCTCACCCAGTTCTCCCCGACGGCCAAGCTGGTGTTCCTGGTGGTGGGCCCGATGATCGACCTGAAGCTGTTCGCGATGCAGGCCGGCACCTTCGGCCGGGGTTTCGCGCTGCGCTTCGCCCCCGCCACGTTCGCGCTGGCCGTCGTGGGTGCCGTGGTGACCGGGGCGGTGCTGCTGTGA
- a CDS encoding FMN-binding negative transcriptional regulator, with amino-acid sequence MLIHPWDAALDDAEWQSWIAEGHDFGLLVVNGLPGQPPAAVPTHFARDGRDLLVHLARPNPVWHAIEHDPNVVLTVTGDYAFIPGPWRAPAGTPPHDGVPTSYYTAVQFVCRAGIVDAPEAKAELLRRQLAHFQPDGGHAPVAVDRPPYGRMLSGIRGLRLEVAEVRAKFKYDDHKPVEHRTAVADRLTARAEGLDPATARHQRNRLDRMGPWQP; translated from the coding sequence ATGCTGATCCACCCCTGGGATGCCGCCCTCGACGACGCCGAGTGGCAGAGCTGGATCGCCGAAGGCCACGACTTCGGACTGCTCGTCGTCAACGGCCTGCCCGGACAGCCGCCCGCCGCCGTCCCCACCCACTTCGCGCGCGACGGACGCGACCTCCTGGTCCACCTCGCCCGGCCCAACCCCGTCTGGCACGCGATCGAGCACGACCCGAACGTCGTCCTCACCGTGACGGGTGACTACGCCTTCATCCCCGGCCCCTGGCGCGCCCCGGCCGGCACGCCGCCCCACGACGGCGTCCCCACCAGCTACTACACGGCCGTCCAGTTCGTCTGCCGCGCCGGCATCGTCGACGCCCCCGAGGCCAAGGCCGAGTTGCTGCGCCGCCAGCTCGCCCACTTCCAGCCGGACGGCGGCCACGCCCCCGTCGCCGTGGACCGGCCGCCGTACGGCCGCATGCTGTCCGGCATCCGCGGCCTGCGCCTGGAAGTCGCCGAGGTACGGGCCAAGTTCAAGTACGACGACCACAAGCCCGTGGAACACCGCACGGCGGTCGCCGACCGGCTCACCGCCCGGGCCGAGGGCCTGGACCCGGCCACGGCCCGCCACCAGCGCAACCGCCTGGACCGCATGGGCCCGTGGCAGCCCTGA